gagggaacacacacacacacacacacacacacacacacacacacacacacacacacacacacacacacacacacacacacacacacactagggaCCAATAGGAAAGATTGGTTTTCTCTGTTGTAACAGACTGAAGTCACTTTATCAGCGCTGcatgtttttcatgtttatCTCTATTAATAGTTTTAATTAGGTTTAATTTTTAAAACACTTGTGTACTCGTGTaagtgcgtatgcgtgtgtgtgtgcagtgttttaGCCTGTATTATATTTGAACTTGCAGAAACTACCACACATTTTCCAATTTTCAGTTGTACCATTATAATATGATGAATATgaagtgtattttatttatataattaaatttttaaatgcatttagtgGCATGAAAACACTGCACAGTTGTTAACGACATAGAAGAAGTCCTCACCTGCTGAAATGAACAGTTTCTCCTTATTGGGCTGCTTGTACATGAACTctcaaaaataatatatataaatattataatactTTGAATTATTTCAGTGGTAATATCTTCATGTTTTCTGTTCTTTCAATGctgtatctttttttttaatacacagTCTTGTGTACAAGATTTACAACATTTAATCCcatctgttttatttcaaaacATCTGCGTTACAGGAATTCTCAGAACAGCACAAATGCAACATCTATTATCGATATTTTTAATTATACAGTGTAACTAAATATGTAATGAACCTAATGTGTGTTAGGGTCTTACATGTTAAGTATTGTTAATCAATAAAACTTCTTGCATTTGAGGTGTATTCAGGCAAATGTACACAACATGTAAATACCAATAGTCTGTGCAGAATGGACACGTACCTTCACTTTACTGAAGCAGCTATTTTAACTTCACACTGTTCATCAAGACTTGTGTCTTTGACGCCGGTTCCTGGCTGAATATTTGATTTTTTCCCTTTATTCACAAGCCGAAGACGGTGATTGTGTTCGTGCCTCTAGTTGTTGGATGTGAGCAAAAGAACGTGAACTGCTCTACATTAaacctctgctcacacacacccatacaaaAGCGACACTTACTGTAGATGCACATTCAGTGGGCCACCAttcaaacctgtgtgtgtgtgtgtgtgtgtgtgtgtgtgtgtgtgtgtgtgtgtgtgtgtgtgtgtgtgtgtgtgtgtgtgtgtgtgtgtgtgcgtgcgtgcgtgcgtgcgtgcgtgtgtgtcagacagaaaGTATCACGATGCAGAGGAGGGACTGTGTTTTCTCAGCCCCCCCCGTCTgccgcacacacactccataAAACACAACGCTTTGCATTCGACCAAATAAAGAGATGTGCATCTCCCACTCGCTCTGTTTTTTCATATGGAAATAGGAAATAATGGGGTCATTAAATAGAGTCATATATTAAAGTACAGCTGACATTAGAATTAGCATAATGTGCTCTCGCCTCAGGCTGCATACTTTATTTGCCATCTGCGTTGGACTCCCTCCCCCCAAGGATGgggcgcatgcacacacgcacacacgcgcacacacacacacacacacacacacacacacacacacacacacacacacacacacacacacacacacacacacacacacacacacacacagacttgaacTATCTTTGTGAGGACATAATCCATTCCCAGCCCCTGTACCTTAAGCCAAACCATCACAACTGAAGACTATCCCTTGCTCTAATCTTAACAAAAACTATCTAGACCTTTAAACAGCCTATTAAACTTGTAGGTAGGAacagatttttttccttttctccttaTGAGAAGCCACACACAGATTACCAGGTCTCTACCAAACAAACAGCCCACCACAACCTactcctccactgcagccaaAGAAAATGATGCTTCAGTGCAGAAACTATGAGCTTGAAGCCTGTACCAAAGACCAAAGCTCTGACTGATAGAGGACGGAGGAAGATGCATCCCTTTCTCTTATACctatagatgtgtgtgtgtgtgtgtgtgtgtgtgtgtgtgtgtgtgtgtgtgtgtgtgtgtgtgtgtgtgtgtgtgtgtgtgtgtgtgtgtgtgtgtgttgtgaatgAGCACGCTGTCTACAATAATTAAGTCAAAAGACTGCTCGGTGTCATGAAGGTGAACAGCTGTTCTGCCTCTCGGACTGCTTGCCTCGCTttagcacgcacgcacgcgcgcgcgcacacacgtcCGCGTGCACCACTTCCTTCGCTTGAGAACTGGACAGAGCTGGAAGTCTGTACCAAAGTGAGGAGCAGTAATAAATTTATGAATGTTGCCAATGTTTTTTTATCCATTTACAGCATAATGTCTGGTtgaattattaaaaatacacacatacacacacccaaccccctgtatatactgtatttattatatatacatatatatatatattttttttttcccttcaatagccaaataaattaaatattcatgtgaTAATGATATATTGTATACATTGGTACAGATATTGTTTCAGGACGTTAGACTTTTCAGGCTTTAAATGTCTTCTGCATTCTTTATGTAAATATTGATCTTCTTGTTGCATTGCTAATCTGCATGCATTTGGTTCTCATATTACACAAcatttgcaaacaaacaaacaaacacattatttatatacagcCTGCTTGCTTTTATTTAGTGTATTGACTCACATCATTTCTTTCGTCAATATGAGTAAAATGATCATCCTCTGCTCCACCCACACCACAGTATTGCATCTATGTAGTGCTGCTCGATGCTTCACTGTTTGTTTATTAGCCTTGGTTGGAATTAATTGTTTAGGATCCTATTGTGAGttatttcctcttctttcttcttacTGACATTTTTATGTTCAACTCTAAAGGAGACAATATGGATAAAGTGTGACTTAGTAAATACTTGGAAAGAACAGGGTGAGCATTATTATTTGATCCACATTCTACAGGTTGGGTGTATTTGCAACATTCTTATTAAATGGCAATAATTCTCTCCCACTCATTCACTCGTCATGTGAACGACTTTGGGCTAGAGGCAGAGTGACACCTCGAACAGGTCCCCAGTCCATCACATGGCTTCAGTAACTTCTCTATTTATGTACCATTCACTCCAAACCTTTTCATGTCATTCACTCATATATGTTATCGCAGATATGTTGTCCATGTAATAGTGTAGTACAAGGGATTTCAActgaattgttttgttttcttttgtttgtgtgttgcaggtggCAGGGATGAGCCTTCCAGCTATATATGTACCACATGTAAGCAGACCTTCCCGAGTGcctggttcctgctgcagcatgcTCAAAACACTCATGGCATTCGAATCTACCTGGAATCCAACCCCTCTAGCACAGCCCTGACTCCCCGCATCACCATGCCTCCACCATTGGGCAACGACTCCATCCCGCCGTCACCCCTCACCAACTTTCTTGGAGACAACAACCCATTTCACCTCTTGAGGATGACAGGGCCCCTGCTCCGGGAGCCTCCACCCGGCTTTGTGGAAAACCGCCTTCCCAACACACCTCCATTCATTAGCCCACCTCCCCGGCACCACTTGGACCCCCATCGGCTGGAACGCCTTAGCGCAGAGGAAATGGGCCTCATCTCCCAGCACCCAAGTGCCTTTGAGAGGGTGATGCGGCTAACACCCATGGCCATGGAGTCCCAGTCAATGGACTTCTCCAGGCGGTTACGAGAGTTGGCAGGGAACACCAACAGCACCACACCTCCATTGTCACCTAGCAGGGCCAACCCTATGCACCGACTACTAAACCCAAACCCTTTTCAGACCGGGCCTAAATCCCCCTTTCTGAGCACACCTCCCTTACCGCCCATGCCCCCAAATAGCACCACccctccacaaacacagaataaGGTCAAGTCCTGTGAGTTTTGTGGTAAGACCTTCAAGTTCCAGAGCAATTTAGTGGTGCATCGGCGCAGCCATACTGGAGAAAAACCATACAAGTGCCAGCTGTGTGACCATGCTTGCTCTCAGGCAAGCAAGCTGAAGCGCCACATGaagacccacatgcacaaacCTGGATCCCTAACAGGACGCTCAGATGATGGACTTTCTACTACGAGTTCCCCAGAGCCAGGTACTAGCGATGTCACAGGGGAGGCCATGAAAAATCGAGACAGAGACTTTCAAGTGGAAGgcaatgaagaggaggaagaggaggaggaagaggaggaacttGAAAATGAGAGTCGACCAGAATCCAACTACAGCATGGAGTCTGAGTTTTATCGTAATAGAGAGAATGGTTCTAAACCAGCCTTAGAGGAGAAGACATCACTCACGCTCGACAAGATGGTGGAAGGTGCTGGGCTCAACTCCATACAGCAGTACAATAATTTGATTGTTGACAATCGCAAAAGGATGCCCTTCCCCAAGAGGGGCCCAGACGGCCAGACGGACACTGGAGATGCTGATTTAGTGGCTGGGGACAGGGACCACCTCCGCCAGGAAGAAAGGACAACTATTAATGGCCGGAACTGTGGCTCCGGTGACTCTTTCTCAGGCCTGTTCCCGCGTAAGCCAACTCCCATCACCAGCCCCAGCCTGTCTAGCTCCTCAAATAAGAGGATCAAAATTGAAAAAGACTTGGACATCCCCTCAGCTCCCCACATCCCCTCTGAGAATGTCTACTCCCAGTGGTTGGTGGGTTATGCTGCTTCACGCCACTTCATCAAAGACCCTTTCTTAGGCTTCACTGACTCCAGACAATCTCCATTCGCCACCTCCTCTGAGCACTCATCAGAAAATGGCAGCCTACGATTCTCAACGCCTCCAGGTGACCTGCTGGATGGTGGCCTGTCAGGGCGTAGTGGCACCGCAAGTGGGGGCAGCACACCTCATCTGGGTGGAGGTGGCGGCCCAGGCCGACCTAGCTCCAAGGATAGCAGGAGGTGCGACACCTGTGAATACTGCGGTAAAGTATTCAAAAACTGTAGCAACCTGACAGTGCACCGGCGCAGTCACACTGGCGAAAGGCCCTACAAGTGTGAGCTGTGCAACTATGCTTGTGCCCAGAGCTCCAAGCTCACGCGCCACATGAAGACGCACGGCCAGCTGGGTAAGGAGGTCTACCGCTGTGACATTTGCCAAATGCCCTTCAGCGTGTACAGCACTCTGGAAAAACATATGAAAAAGTGGCATGGAGAACATTTGATGACCAATGAGGTCAAAATTGAACAAGCAGAGAGAACCTGAAGTAGGTTTCCTTTTTGTCTACTGCGCCAAACTTtgacttttaaaataaacaatatggGGTAGCTGGATACTCTTTTCCTGAATATTAATTTTgggttatttttgtgttttttgtcaacTGAGAAAAAAGTGAAAATGGAGTTATTAACACCAACTGAAGCTGTCGAAACTGCCCCAGttgatatttgttttaaagcaaTCAACCGGTTAAGTTATAACATATGTGGAGCCTTCAACTGTGCAATAATTTCTGTATTTATTGAATTTTGTATTTTGGTATGTACAGGTACATTTTTATTTAGGCATTTTGCggtcatttgtttttcttgaaTCTGTGTGATAGCCTGAGTCTTTTTAGAAGAGAAGTCCATTCTAAGTCAAAGTTTTTGGGGGCTGCTCGTAGGAAATTGTAAATTGTTTGGTTTCTTGAAGAGAGACAGAATTCAATATTCAATTTGAAAGCAGCATTAACTGCTGCTgaaattagtttgttttgtgtgatgaTGATATGCGGACAACAATCCTTTGTCACTGTAGCATGAACCGAATCTAAAACATGTCAAGATAATTGGATATGTAGCACTGAGTGTCATATTTGacagtaaatataaaattaaagagTATCCCAAGGTTCAGAAAACCATGTCTTCTCCCAAGTACACAAGGAACCGATTATAGATGAAGTGGCTGCTGACTAGTATCAAGCACTGACAACACTATGAAGCCAtcattttcacattcacatcATTTACTACCGTCTTAcctacatacatgcatacatccttgtattatatttttaatgaagTTACTATATTATTCATTGGGGGCAAACTGAGCATGAAGCCATGCAAAAAAAGATGAGATGAAAGAACAAGACATTGGGCTTAGGGTGTCTCAGGGCTAGTCTTTAGTTGGCCACTTGTTACTACATGTATATTGCAGAGGTATTTATGTTTCATCTTGTGTTCCAATCCAATCCTGCGGGACATCTGTGTCCTATCATTCATTATATTTGCCTGCgttcataaataataataaagcaaatgaacacacaagttaaatgtatgtatttactgtaaatgacagcTGCCATCCTTTAAGTGGAATTGTGCATAAGGTTAATGTCTCAGATTTAAATTAGAAAGAGTGTCCAAAAAACTAAAATCATCACATAAAAACTGTGCTAAAATCTATTACAGTTAGTTGAGTTTAGCTACAGTAACTATATAATTGTTTaatctaaataaataagtcTCCTCCCTAGAACCAGGGATTTAAGTTTTACTGTTGCTGATGGAATAGACAGCATGCTATATCACACAGTGAAGTTAATACTAGTCAAGCAGGCTCCGTGCTCTGTTTGGTATTCGAAAGATCATCACCCATGAATCTCAAATTGTGGCACTTTTTTtgcaaatttttttttaaagacagctCTAATTTGATTGCTTTTCACGTTTAAATCTCTCAACAACAACAGACCCGCACTTTATAATTTTTCCGTCcgagacacgcacagacacacgcagctGAGATGGTACTGGAGGGTCTAGAGCTCGGGGTCTCCCCATGTGGACATGTCCAGGGTGTTAGGCTTGGCTTCATACTACAAAAAGGAAATTAGACAGTTTGTGTGCTGCCATTCAATTTGACATGAGTGTGCCTTGTATTGATGATCTTCCTATTTATTGTCTCAGACACATGCAATGATTTTTATAAAACATCTAATTGAACAATGAAACTATGATATAACTAACTTTAAAGtgtaatttgacattttaacaattatataaattaatacaaatgacacaatgttGACTTTAGGTTTAGAAATACTCAGCACAATattgatgtgtctgtgtgtggatatGTATGCATATGTACTTGTAAAGGCACAAACctatatatagatatttatCAAATTCCTCAATCATAAGGGCAAGAGTCAGTCCCTCCGATTCCACAAGGGGAGAAAAGCCACAGAAAATGTCAAGGAAGAGACAGGATAAAAATCAGGAACAGCAGAAAATTAATTTTTGTACACTCTATGTTTAAATACTTTTACAGTATTGAAACAAGTACAAGGGTAAAAtactatttgtgtgtgtgtgtgtgtgtgtttttttatttcctaaTTTATGATTCAAAGATTTCCTCCGAAAGCCGAAGTGGCAATttgtatattgttttttttttggttcgaTTTTttttagtatatatatatatatataaatatatatgaatatatattacATTTCTCTTGTTTACTGTAAAAGTATACCAGTATTTGTAATATTGGAGAATGCCTGGGCATTTTACAAAATAGAAAAAgttttttaatgttgttttttaatttttttattttgcagtccAATAAATTGTGGGTCTCTTaagctgttttctgtcactgtAATTGTAAAAGTCTTCAGTTTTAGTAACTTTATTCTTGGGtgtaatgaaatataaaaaaaataaatgcattaaaaactgACTGAGCTGTTACACACCTGGGTTTGCTGGTGCTGGTAGTGGTAGTGGGTGGGTGGGTTACTGTGGGTGTGGGTTGGTGGGTGCTCTGTAAGCAGGGAGCTTTTCTCCTATAATGACAGAAGTTTGGTTCtgtttcaggaaaaaaaactcaaaatccATTCTTGGATGCTTTCTTGGCGGGGATGGATTATTCATCATGGATGGTTTGAAATATATGTATAGACAGTTGCTGTCTTTAAAATAGCGGGATGTGTGCATCCTTTATGAAAACGGTACTGCGAGTACTGTACCTATGGACAT
Above is a window of Betta splendens chromosome 22, fBetSpl5.4, whole genome shotgun sequence DNA encoding:
- the bcl11ba gene encoding BAF chromatin remodeling complex subunit BCL11B a isoform X1, whose amino-acid sequence is MSRRKQGNPQHLSQREIPPEAEHPDGGLLSASISPHMLGLRSHPLCLPPHPLEPSLAHALLPSLHVDHDLLTCGQCQMTFPLGNILLFIEHKKKQCQTSLLTNGCYDKMSDRRGGGGGGGGGGGGGSPALQGLHHHGQRLEPRKVVEPVEIGIQVTPEEEEVGGRGGGNRRENTPTKDICPKQENTPIGGRDEPSSYICTTCKQTFPSAWFLLQHAQNTHGIRIYLESNPSSTALTPRITMPPPLGNDSIPPSPLTNFLGDNNPFHLLRMTGPLLREPPPGFVENRLPNTPPFISPPPRHHLDPHRLERLSAEEMGLISQHPSAFERVMRLTPMAMESQSMDFSRRLRELAGNTNSTTPPLSPSRANPMHRLLNPNPFQTGPKSPFLSTPPLPPMPPNSTTPPQTQNKVKSCEFCGKTFKFQSNLVVHRRSHTGEKPYKCQLCDHACSQASKLKRHMKTHMHKPGSLTGRSDDGLSTTSSPEPGTSDVTGEAMKNRDRDFQVEGNEEEEEEEEEEELENESRPESNYSMESEFYRNRENGSKPALEEKTSLTLDKMVEGAGLNSIQQYNNLIVDNRKRMPFPKRGPDGQTDTGDADLVAGDRDHLRQEERTTINGRNCGSGDSFSGLFPRKPTPITSPSLSSSSNKRIKIEKDLDIPSAPHIPSENVYSQWLVGYAASRHFIKDPFLGFTDSRQSPFATSSEHSSENGSLRFSTPPGDLLDGGLSGRSGTASGGSTPHLGGGGGPGRPSSKDSRRCDTCEYCGKVFKNCSNLTVHRRSHTGERPYKCELCNYACAQSSKLTRHMKTHGQLGKEVYRCDICQMPFSVYSTLEKHMKKWHGEHLMTNEVKIEQAERT
- the bcl11ba gene encoding BAF chromatin remodeling complex subunit BCL11B a isoform X2 — encoded protein: MSRRKQGNPQHLSQREIPQAEHPDGGLLSASISPHMLGLRSHPLCLPPHPLEPSLAHALLPSLHVDHDLLTCGQCQMTFPLGNILLFIEHKKKQCQTSLLTNGCYDKMSDRRGGGGGGGGGGGGGSPALQGLHHHGQRLEPRKVVEPVEIGIQVTPEEEEVGGRGGGNRRENTPTKDICPKQENTPIGGRDEPSSYICTTCKQTFPSAWFLLQHAQNTHGIRIYLESNPSSTALTPRITMPPPLGNDSIPPSPLTNFLGDNNPFHLLRMTGPLLREPPPGFVENRLPNTPPFISPPPRHHLDPHRLERLSAEEMGLISQHPSAFERVMRLTPMAMESQSMDFSRRLRELAGNTNSTTPPLSPSRANPMHRLLNPNPFQTGPKSPFLSTPPLPPMPPNSTTPPQTQNKVKSCEFCGKTFKFQSNLVVHRRSHTGEKPYKCQLCDHACSQASKLKRHMKTHMHKPGSLTGRSDDGLSTTSSPEPGTSDVTGEAMKNRDRDFQVEGNEEEEEEEEEEELENESRPESNYSMESEFYRNRENGSKPALEEKTSLTLDKMVEGAGLNSIQQYNNLIVDNRKRMPFPKRGPDGQTDTGDADLVAGDRDHLRQEERTTINGRNCGSGDSFSGLFPRKPTPITSPSLSSSSNKRIKIEKDLDIPSAPHIPSENVYSQWLVGYAASRHFIKDPFLGFTDSRQSPFATSSEHSSENGSLRFSTPPGDLLDGGLSGRSGTASGGSTPHLGGGGGPGRPSSKDSRRCDTCEYCGKVFKNCSNLTVHRRSHTGERPYKCELCNYACAQSSKLTRHMKTHGQLGKEVYRCDICQMPFSVYSTLEKHMKKWHGEHLMTNEVKIEQAERT